The Pyrus communis chromosome 8, drPyrComm1.1, whole genome shotgun sequence region tttaaatatttctttAATATATGTTTGTGTATTAAGAAAGACACATTTAAGCGGTCGCCCTGGACACCAAAAAAACTAAAGGCCGGCCGTGTTGTATCGCCACATACAGTCCTCGTGCAGCTAGCTAGAGAACCTTCGTAGAATAAGCTTATTACTAATTATATGGACAtccattggaaaaaaaaaaaaaaaaaattatatggacATACATCGTCATTCATGACTTTCGGGATATCTTTAATAAAATGAAAACGAtttgttaattttctcaaattttattttaataagacTAGAAAGAGAAAATTAGTACTAGTCTTTATAGAGTAGGATTTTGCATAACATTCAACCCAGCAGGCAGCAGGAAGCCTGCCTCCGGAAAAAGACCTCTCTAAAAGGGGAAGCATCCAAAGTGTGACCGGCCAAATTTAAAGTCAAAGATTAATCCCCATTGACCGTTTCTTATTTCTGACTTTCTCTACCAAACCTATTCATACATTCCAATTTTTAATCAAACCCATTCATATATTTCAAACTTTAATCGTAGGAAAGGCGGAACTAGGAAAGTTTATAGGTTAAAGTAGGCTAATTTTATCAAAGAAGATTGGGCTCCTTTCTAGTAGATAACTTTGGCcatatatgttttaaaattCCGAAAATTTACTCTAGACTATTGCCCACCCTTGCCAGCCATAGTATACCTTCGTCCTTATTTACGACAAAAGTTTAACTCTTGTACTCATCGTTCACATTGCGTAactaaacaaagaaaaattacatttatttGTGCAAAGTCATCAAAACTATGATGCACAAGAATAGGATAGTAAAAGGATCACTCACACATCTTTGGTTAAAGAAAAAGTTGTATGAACAGAAAGTGAGGAATTATTACGAAAAGAGGCTATATATATGTTGCTTCCATTTTACATGTGTAAAGaatgaaaatcaaataaataaacaaatgattAATTGTAATCAATATCCACTTTGCTTCTCCTTTGTATGAACTTTTCTATATATTTTGGTTTAaagaattaattaatcaaattgtGTAATTAACTAAACCCAAACTGTTTCCGTTTCTGGGTTCATCATCGTCTATCTTAACAAGACAAATGACCAGAACGCCATGAAAATAGTAACCCCAGCAGCAATGCAGATCATGTCCAAAGCCTTCTCTCTCGCCTcctttctctttctcctctctctcttcatctccAAGTACTCTTCATACCTCGCCTTCCCCTTTACCTCCTTCCTCCTCTTCCCTCCCTCGATCGCCCTCTGCAATATGACCAAACTCTCCCTCCCGTTCAAATGATTCCCCTCCATTCCCTCCATCTGCATGCTCACCTCCCTCACGTGCAGCTCCCTTCCTTCACTCCCACTCCCCTTGCACGTCACCACCATCCCGCACTGCACATACTCCCCCTTCTTCTCCCCCGCCAATATCGTCGCAAACCGCAGCTGTATCTCCCCTGTCAGCCAGTGACGCTGCACCGTCACTGCCGTCCGGCTCGACAAATTTGCCGCCCTTTTCCGGGTAGGGTCGATCACGATCCAGCTCAGGCTCAGGTTGTCCTCCAAGTGCTTCAACGACTTCTGGTCTTCCCCGACATGTTGGATTGGTGTCGGGACGGTTTCTTTCCGGTCAAGTAAGTCGACCCGGAAAGGTGAGCAGAGGAACCACCCGGATTCGGTCTCGGACTCCTGAACCTTAGAGAAAATGAGCTGGTCTTTGTAGAAAATATCGACGGCTGAGACTAACTCCGCGGTGGGGGACGAAGGGCTGAAATTGAATTGGGAGGGGGAGTGGTCGAGGAGCGGGAAAGAGTCGGAGAAGAAAGAGCGGTGACCGGCAGGGAAAGTGGAAATGATATCGTTAACTCGTGGATCCGTTATGGAAGGCCATGTGGCGATGCTGGCGTCCCGCCAGAGTTTTTCTTTGGCGGAGAAGCCGTGTAATTCGGACGAAGCGCAGGCGGCTGCAGCCAAGGTCTGGCCGTCGAGGCGGGTGAGGATGTGAGCCGTGATAATGTCGGGATGGATGACGGAGATTGAAGGCCCATCGCCCTGATCGACGGCCAAAGTTGTTACAGCTGAAAAGCTCATTGTGATCGCAGCAGAAGCTTTTGAGGTTGTTTTAAGAGTTGTGTGTTGAGTGGTGACAAGGAAGGTGTGAAGGGTTGGGTTTTATAGTGAGGAGACTGACGGGAGTATACCAAAGCTGAATGGCCAACTAACGGTTTCAAAGCTTTGAAccttaactaattaattagttaaataataattaaactagttgcaaTGAACGTGCAGGCAAACCTTCTCTTTGATTAATTTgtataatttaatattttggagTCGGAACACAAGcgttccatatttttttttttccctttattttaGTACTGAAAATTATATAACTTCTTTAAGATTTAAATATTTTGTGTTCACATCTCAAAATATAATGTGTTctctttggtttggttttttcttttttttcttttttttttttttaaaaaaaaaattttagtaGTTGGTGGATTATAATATTGATTTAAAGAAAGTTGAAGTtctatcataaaattaattagtaatatgaAGTGGCCTAATTCTTATAAGTAcatataaggttttttttttttttaatatttatttatttttttaatctgatGTGGGAATTGGGATTCATACACTACTACGTTTAACTATTTGCGCGACGAACAAAAGTTGGTCGCGCAAAGTGTATTTCTATTGCACAAACGTCTGCACGACGGAAACTTCACCATGCAAAGATTGTGAAGAAAGACTTTGCGCAACGAACAATAGCATTGGTCGCAAGAACGCGGTGCGACGGTTTAGCCTTCCTCCCACAAAATTTTAAGGAACGAATGTGTTCGTCGCACAAAATACCAGGATACAAACGTGGGATGACTAATATTATTCTCTCGAAACTTTGTGCGATGACAATTTATTCTTGCACGACGAAACCTTGTTAGTCGCTAGAATTTTGTGAGAAGAAGTTATTCGTTGCgcataaagaaaaatatatgtattttttaatttaattatttgttcttttttttttttttttaatttcgtaataaaataataaaattaaattgcaattaaaaaatgtaatgaagagaaaaataatttatttaaataaatacaaaatgtatgtacaaggaaaatgtttaaaaagtaagggagtaaaaaactaagaaaataatgcGGTGTAATCTATGGGGTTGTCATTCGGAGGCGGCTGGAATGTCTTGAGGTTGGGGCCGGGCTAAGAGGTCGAAAGGGCAGAGTTTAGGGCATGCTCAGGTTGGAGGTGCTCGGATGTCGACGGGGGACGAAGATCCAGGAGACAAATGCCAGACTGACTGAGGGCCTGTACAATCAGTGACATCTGGCTCTTATACGAGGCGAGCTCAGCCCTAAGGTCGGTCACCTCTGATGTCGAAGCTGTCACCTCACTCTTTgactgcaatgatgaagaggcTCTAGGTTCCTGTCGTCGGGCATTCCCCATCCCCCCTACAATAAGTCCCCCGCCTCTGCCAGAGAGTTTGATCCAAGGTCTCTGTAAGGATCTGAAACCCCGCATCCTTTGGGGGATCCACAGACTCGAGCGGGGTCCTTTATTGACAGAAACAGATAATGTACTAAATTAACTTCAAATCTCATAGATGCTGTAGCAAATTAGCAATGCATTCTTAATCTCTCACTTTCGACTTGAATCACAGACTTCCTCGTTCAAGGACGAAGCCATATATGGCACGCCATTGCaaattattacaaaaaattaccttatGAAGCTTCACTAAATTCATACAACATGTCACATTATCAACAAAATGCAACAAATCAAGAAGCCAActtttcgacaaaaaaaaaaaaaaaaaaaaaaaaaaacctttaaaaAATCCAACCCCCAGTTCCTAAACCCCAATCCCTTAAAACCGATCCCTTAATTCTCTAATCTAATGCTCTATAAACTGGAACCCCAAATTCCCCAAAtgaaaatcgaaataaattaaagaaatttgaaaTCTTTACCTTGTTAGTAGTGAAGATGGGTGGACCGGATTGTGGGCATGGGTATGGGACTGTGAAGCACCGGAGATGGGTGTGTGGCGGTGAAGGTGTATcagaggaggaagagagagtgtGAGGGGGCGAGAGTTTACAGACATttagtgagagagagggagggtgtgTCGGAGGGAGTGGGTTTAGAGAGACAAAGAGGTGAGGGGAAAAGTGTTTGCGATTtcagtttaattatttttgtgccAGCCAGAAAGTCAAAATTTTCATCTCCTTGCGTGATGAAAAGGAAATTAATCATCGTGCAAATAATATTTGCACGACAAATAGTTCTTGTTCATCGCGCAAGAAGCTGAAAATTTAATTTCCCCGGCTcaaattttgtttgaatttatatttattaaaataaaaacaatttatttataacataagatacaaaaaaattcatttaatatGTTTTACATAGCAAGTCACAAATAAATTGAATTATTCACCACCcgaactataataactttcGCTATCGTTGCTATCATCACTTTCGGTCTCCCAATCCTCTTCCTCGATAGGTACCTCACCATCGTTGTTTGGACCCACTACACCATCGTATCATGGAAGATTACTGAGGTCAATTGTAATTGACTGAATCGATATTTCGATTGAAGCCACTCCTTGTATTTGAAACGGTttttggataagatttgtaTTTCGAAGTGTTTC contains the following coding sequences:
- the LOC137743829 gene encoding F-box protein At2g27310-like produces the protein MSFSAVTTLAVDQGDGPSISVIHPDIITAHILTRLDGQTLAAAACASSELHGFSAKEKLWRDASIATWPSITDPRVNDIISTFPAGHRSFFSDSFPLLDHSPSQFNFSPSSPTAELVSAVDIFYKDQLIFSKVQESETESGWFLCSPFRVDLLDRKETVPTPIQHVGEDQKSLKHLEDNLSLSWIVIDPTRKRAANLSSRTAVTVQRHWLTGEIQLRFATILAGEKKGEYVQCGMVVTCKGSGSEGRELHVREVSMQMEGMEGNHLNGRESLVILQRAIEGGKRRKEVKGKARYEEYLEMKRERRKRKEAREKALDMICIAAGVTIFMAFWSFVLLR